The Phaenicophaeus curvirostris isolate KB17595 chromosome 27, BPBGC_Pcur_1.0, whole genome shotgun sequence genome has a segment encoding these proteins:
- the TCF7L1 gene encoding transcription factor 7-like 1 isoform X1 yields MLPELGSPYLANGALSPGGARTYLQMKWPLLDVPAGATLKDSRSPSPAHLSNKVPVVQHTHPMHPLTPLITYSNDHFSPGSPPGHLSPEIDPKTGIPRPPHPSELPPYYPLSPGAVGQIPHPLGWLVPQQGQPVYSIPPGSFRHPYPALAMNASMSSLMSSRFSPHMVPPPAHGLHPSGIPHPTIVSPIVKQEPTQPSVSPGGNSKSPVTVKKEEEKKPHIKKPLNAFMLYMKEMRAKVVAECTLKESAAINQILGRRWHSLSREEQAKYYELARKERQLHSQLYPTWSARDNYGKKKKRKREKLAQQQSHDTESSLASKSKKPCVQYLPAEKPCASPASSHGSMLDSPATPSAALASPAAPAATHSEQAQPLSLTTKPEARAQLAVHSAAFLSGKATSSSSSSSSSSSSSSLGSPPSLLSRPIPFTSVPSTALLSSPPSFAAAVPSPLQTQPLSLVTKPTD; encoded by the exons TACCTGCAGATGAAGTGGCCGCTGTTGGACGTGCCGGCGGGCGCCACGCTGAAGGACAGCCGTTCCCCCTCGCCCGCGCACTTG TCGAACAAGGTCCCGGTGGTGCAGCACACGCATCCCATGCACCCGCTGACGCCGCTCATCACCTACAGCAACGACCACTTCTCGCCGGGCTCGCCGCCCGGACACCTCTCACCAGAGATCGACCCAAAGACGG GGATCCCGCGGCCGCCGCACCCGTCCGAGCTGCCCCCCTATTACCCGCTGTCGCCAGGAGCTGTGGGTCAGATCCCGCACCCGCTGGGCTGGCTGGTGCCGCA GCAAGGCCAGCCCGTCTACTCCATCCCTCCCGGCAGCTTCCGGCACCCCTACCCTGCCCTCGCCATGAACGCCTCCATGTCCAG TTTGATGTCCAGCCGTTTCTCCCCACACATGGTCCCACCACCTGCCCACGGGCTGCACCCCTCGGGCATCCCACACCCGACCATCGTCTCGCCCATCGTGAAGCAGGAACCCACCCAGCCCAGCGTCAGCCCCGGAGGCAACTC GAAATCCCCCGTCACtgtgaagaaggaggaggagaagaaacccCACATCAAGAAGCCGCTCAACGCTTTCATGTTGTACATGAAGGAGATGAGGGCCAAGGTGGTGGCCGAGTGCACGCTGAAGGAGAGCGCTGCCATCAACCAGATCCTGGGCAGGCGG TGGCACTCGCTCTCACGGGAGGAGCAGGCCAAATACTACGAGCTCGCCCGGAAGGAGCGGCAGCTGCACTCCCAGCTCTACCCGACATGGTCTGCGCGGGACAACTAC ggcaagaaaaagaagagaaagcgAGAGAAGCTGgcccagcagcaaagccacGACACGGAGA GCTCGCTGGCTTCCAAGAGCAAGAAGCCGTGTGTGCAGTACCTGCCGGCGGAGAAGCCGTGTGCCAGCCCCGCGTCCTCGCACGGCAGCATGCTGGATTCGCCCGCCACGCCATCGGCTGCCCTGGCATCCCCGGCCGCGCCGGCTGCCACCCACTCGGAACAGGCTCAGCCCCTCTCGCTCACCACCAAGCCGGAGGCCAGGGCTCAGCTCGCCGTGCATTCAGCCGCCTTCCTCTCGGGCAAAGccacctcttcttcctcctcctcttcttcctcctcctcctcctcgagCCTCGGCAGCCCGCCCTCGCTCCTGTCCAGGCCCATTCCCTTCACCTCGGTGCCCTCCACGGCTCTCCTGTCCTCACCTCCATCCTTTGCGGCCGCTGTCCCATCCCCGCTGCAAACGCAGCCCCTTTCCCTGGTCACCAAACCCACTGACTAA
- the TCF7L1 gene encoding transcription factor 7-like 1 isoform X2: MLPELGSPYLANGALSPGGARTSNKVPVVQHTHPMHPLTPLITYSNDHFSPGSPPGHLSPEIDPKTGIPRPPHPSELPPYYPLSPGAVGQIPHPLGWLVPQQGQPVYSIPPGSFRHPYPALAMNASMSSLMSSRFSPHMVPPPAHGLHPSGIPHPTIVSPIVKQEPTQPSVSPGGNSKSPVTVKKEEEKKPHIKKPLNAFMLYMKEMRAKVVAECTLKESAAINQILGRRWHSLSREEQAKYYELARKERQLHSQLYPTWSARDNYGKKKKRKREKLAQQQSHDTESSLASKSKKPCVQYLPAEKPCASPASSHGSMLDSPATPSAALASPAAPAATHSEQAQPLSLTTKPEARAQLAVHSAAFLSGKATSSSSSSSSSSSSSSLGSPPSLLSRPIPFTSVPSTALLSSPPSFAAAVPSPLQTQPLSLVTKPTD, from the exons TCGAACAAGGTCCCGGTGGTGCAGCACACGCATCCCATGCACCCGCTGACGCCGCTCATCACCTACAGCAACGACCACTTCTCGCCGGGCTCGCCGCCCGGACACCTCTCACCAGAGATCGACCCAAAGACGG GGATCCCGCGGCCGCCGCACCCGTCCGAGCTGCCCCCCTATTACCCGCTGTCGCCAGGAGCTGTGGGTCAGATCCCGCACCCGCTGGGCTGGCTGGTGCCGCA GCAAGGCCAGCCCGTCTACTCCATCCCTCCCGGCAGCTTCCGGCACCCCTACCCTGCCCTCGCCATGAACGCCTCCATGTCCAG TTTGATGTCCAGCCGTTTCTCCCCACACATGGTCCCACCACCTGCCCACGGGCTGCACCCCTCGGGCATCCCACACCCGACCATCGTCTCGCCCATCGTGAAGCAGGAACCCACCCAGCCCAGCGTCAGCCCCGGAGGCAACTC GAAATCCCCCGTCACtgtgaagaaggaggaggagaagaaacccCACATCAAGAAGCCGCTCAACGCTTTCATGTTGTACATGAAGGAGATGAGGGCCAAGGTGGTGGCCGAGTGCACGCTGAAGGAGAGCGCTGCCATCAACCAGATCCTGGGCAGGCGG TGGCACTCGCTCTCACGGGAGGAGCAGGCCAAATACTACGAGCTCGCCCGGAAGGAGCGGCAGCTGCACTCCCAGCTCTACCCGACATGGTCTGCGCGGGACAACTAC ggcaagaaaaagaagagaaagcgAGAGAAGCTGgcccagcagcaaagccacGACACGGAGA GCTCGCTGGCTTCCAAGAGCAAGAAGCCGTGTGTGCAGTACCTGCCGGCGGAGAAGCCGTGTGCCAGCCCCGCGTCCTCGCACGGCAGCATGCTGGATTCGCCCGCCACGCCATCGGCTGCCCTGGCATCCCCGGCCGCGCCGGCTGCCACCCACTCGGAACAGGCTCAGCCCCTCTCGCTCACCACCAAGCCGGAGGCCAGGGCTCAGCTCGCCGTGCATTCAGCCGCCTTCCTCTCGGGCAAAGccacctcttcttcctcctcctcttcttcctcctcctcctcctcgagCCTCGGCAGCCCGCCCTCGCTCCTGTCCAGGCCCATTCCCTTCACCTCGGTGCCCTCCACGGCTCTCCTGTCCTCACCTCCATCCTTTGCGGCCGCTGTCCCATCCCCGCTGCAAACGCAGCCCCTTTCCCTGGTCACCAAACCCACTGACTAA